Proteins found in one Primulina eburnea isolate SZY01 chromosome 16, ASM2296580v1, whole genome shotgun sequence genomic segment:
- the LOC140816451 gene encoding remorin-like isoform X1, whose translation MFHLMGVEETKNVEPDTCSDPPPPPPPVVEHVEDLKDVVEEKSEIPLAEEKKPDESKALAVVEKPESTERKEAEGSISRDAVLERVATEKRLSLVKAWEESEKSKAENKAQKKVSAIAAWENCKKASLEAELKKIEEQLENKKAKYIEKMKNKVALVHKTAEEKRATAEAKRGEDLLKAEETAAKYRATGTGPKKLLGCF comes from the exons ATGTTCCATT TAATGGGTGTGGAAGAAACCAAGAATGTTGAACCCGATACCTGTTCCGACCCTCCTCCTCCGCCGCCGCCGGTGGTGGAGCACGTGGAGGATCTGAAAGATGTGGTGGAAGAGAAATCTGAGATTCCACTTGCTGAAGAGAAGAAACCTGATGAGTCCAAGGCTCTTGCTGTTGTTGAAA AACCAGAATCTACTGAGAGGAAAGAAGCCGAGGGATCCATCAGCAGAG ATGCTGTACTTGAACGGGTAGCAACTGAAAAGAGGCTGTCTTTAGTCAAAGCATGGGAGGAAAGTGAAAAGTCGAAAGCTGAAAACAA AGCTCAGAAGAAGGTATCCGCTATCGCGGCGTGGGAGAACTGCAAGAAAGCTAGTCTAGAGGCTGAGCTTAAGAAGATCGAG GAACAACTGGAGAATAAGAAGGCAAAATACAtagagaaaatgaagaacaaggTTGCACTAGTCCATAAGACAGCAGAAGAAAAACGTGCGACTGCTGAAGCCAAACGCGGGGAAGATCTTCTCAAGGCAGAAGAGACGGCTGCAAAATACCGTGCTACTGGAACTGGACCAAAGAAGTTACTTGGATGTTTCTAA
- the LOC140816450 gene encoding transcription factor MYB17-like → MVKKRETSKEGEKRKKKKGRMTCCEKEGIRKGAWTPEEDKILVDFITRNGHGAWRNLPKIAGLLRCGKSCRLRWINYLRPNIKRGPFSAEEEKSIIDLHGTLGNKWAAIASHLPGRTDNDIKNFWNSHLRKRFIIINSNQPASSSKSVNTNLESPLSCQMVQSESIQFEVKSYPSSEAQLTSLENQSEGDFFLRLWNSRVGDSFRKIKECTSEWIGDTSSHSPASQTSSLTKVESSSIATNQLSKSMANQNVEPLSCRNEADVFAACSDLPKPYEIHESADVMFHLLLDFPAGGDDMGFLQESFNNVSASIQDQMQ, encoded by the exons ATGGTGAAAAAGAGAGAAACAAGTAAGGAAGGGGAGAaaaggaagaagaagaaaggGAGAATGACATGCTGTGAGAAAGAAGGGATAAGAAAAGGGGCTTGGACTCCTGAAGAAGACAAGATTCTTGTCGATTTCATCACTCGGAATGGGCATGGAGCTTGGAGGAATCTCCCTAAAATTgcag GTCTCCTTCGGTGTGGGAAGAGCTGTCGGCTTCGTTGGATAAACTATCTTCGACCCAACATTAAACGCGGTCCCTTTAGTGCAGAGGAAGAGAAAAGTATCATTGACCTACATGGAACACTGGGTAACAA ATGGGCAGCGATAGCCTCGCATTTACCAGGAAGAACAGACAATGACATCaagaacttctggaactcacaTTTGAGGAAGCGCTTTATCATCATAAACTCCAACCAGCCAGCCAGCTCTTCTAAGTCAGTCAACACAAATCTTGAATCTCCACTGTCTTGCCAAATGGTTCAATCGGAGAGCATTCAATTCGAGGTCAAATCTTATCCATCAAGTGAAGCACAGCTTACATCATTAGAAAATCAATCTGAAGGGGACTTCTTCCTTCGTCTGTGGAACTCTAGGGTCGGTGATTCATTTCGAAAAATCAAGGAGTGTACAAGTGAATGGATTGGCGACACCTCATCTCACAGCCCAGCTTCTCAAACATCGTCCTTAACTAAAGTTGAATCGAGCTCCATAGCCACAAACCAACTCTCCAAATCCATGGCCAACCAAAATGTGGAACCTTTGAGCTGCAGAAATGAAGCAGATGTTTTTGCAGCCTGTTCTGATTTGCCAAAACCATACGAGATCCATGAATCAGCAGATGTAATGTTTCATTTATTACTAGATTTTCCAGCTGGTGGCGATGATATGGGATTCCTTCAAGAATCCTTTAATAATGTCTCTGCTTCTATCCAAGATCAGATGCAGTAA
- the LOC140816451 gene encoding remorin-like isoform X2, translating into MGVEETKNVEPDTCSDPPPPPPPVVEHVEDLKDVVEEKSEIPLAEEKKPDESKALAVVEKPESTERKEAEGSISRDAVLERVATEKRLSLVKAWEESEKSKAENKAQKKVSAIAAWENCKKASLEAELKKIEEQLENKKAKYIEKMKNKVALVHKTAEEKRATAEAKRGEDLLKAEETAAKYRATGTGPKKLLGCF; encoded by the exons ATGGGTGTGGAAGAAACCAAGAATGTTGAACCCGATACCTGTTCCGACCCTCCTCCTCCGCCGCCGCCGGTGGTGGAGCACGTGGAGGATCTGAAAGATGTGGTGGAAGAGAAATCTGAGATTCCACTTGCTGAAGAGAAGAAACCTGATGAGTCCAAGGCTCTTGCTGTTGTTGAAA AACCAGAATCTACTGAGAGGAAAGAAGCCGAGGGATCCATCAGCAGAG ATGCTGTACTTGAACGGGTAGCAACTGAAAAGAGGCTGTCTTTAGTCAAAGCATGGGAGGAAAGTGAAAAGTCGAAAGCTGAAAACAA AGCTCAGAAGAAGGTATCCGCTATCGCGGCGTGGGAGAACTGCAAGAAAGCTAGTCTAGAGGCTGAGCTTAAGAAGATCGAG GAACAACTGGAGAATAAGAAGGCAAAATACAtagagaaaatgaagaacaaggTTGCACTAGTCCATAAGACAGCAGAAGAAAAACGTGCGACTGCTGAAGCCAAACGCGGGGAAGATCTTCTCAAGGCAGAAGAGACGGCTGCAAAATACCGTGCTACTGGAACTGGACCAAAGAAGTTACTTGGATGTTTCTAA